One genomic region from Nitrospirota bacterium encodes:
- a CDS encoding glycosyltransferase family 1 protein, with protein sequence MRIGFDANPMVGDMGGVGWHSYHLLRTMLARQEGLDFVAYAKPGAERPDSLAAWPGVERLQWVNSSRWGMGKRGSSDQLDLYHGTNFRMQAVGRFGGVVTIHDLWLDRHPEFSKKMLGQWPSSFKTRQTALRARKTITVSEFSARELVELYGLKREHIRVIPNGVSDDFVPRRDDQAMAELRKRIGLKTERFVLFIGGADPRKNHQTFLEGAEMVRKKLGSRMLVLVGSPIHPFGNYEETARRRSLQEKALCPGRLSTSDLQLLYSAADLFVFPSLYEGFGMPVLEAMACGAPVLTSNSTALAEVAGDAAVLADPQDPRALGEAMIRVLEDGSLRATLRVKGFERAKQYSWEQAAAKTVALYRELCEGKS encoded by the coding sequence ATGAGAATCGGTTTTGATGCGAATCCGATGGTGGGCGATATGGGCGGGGTTGGGTGGCACAGCTACCACTTGCTTCGTACGATGTTGGCACGGCAAGAAGGCCTCGACTTTGTGGCCTATGCCAAACCAGGCGCCGAGCGGCCTGATTCGTTGGCTGCATGGCCTGGCGTTGAGCGGCTTCAGTGGGTGAACTCGAGCCGCTGGGGGATGGGAAAGCGGGGCTCGTCCGATCAATTGGATTTGTACCATGGGACCAATTTTCGGATGCAGGCAGTCGGGCGGTTTGGCGGGGTGGTGACCATTCACGATCTCTGGTTGGATCGCCACCCTGAGTTCTCGAAAAAGATGTTGGGACAATGGCCGTCGTCGTTTAAGACAAGGCAAACGGCGTTGCGAGCCAGGAAAACGATCACGGTGTCCGAGTTTTCCGCGAGAGAACTCGTGGAGCTCTATGGGTTGAAGCGCGAGCATATCAGGGTGATTCCCAACGGCGTGTCGGACGATTTTGTGCCACGTCGTGATGATCAGGCGATGGCGGAGTTGCGGAAACGGATCGGTCTGAAGACTGAACGCTTTGTCTTATTTATCGGAGGGGCTGACCCGCGTAAGAATCACCAGACGTTTCTTGAAGGCGCCGAGATGGTGCGGAAGAAATTGGGATCGCGAATGTTGGTTCTTGTCGGCTCGCCTATCCATCCGTTCGGGAACTATGAAGAGACGGCTCGACGGCGTAGCTTGCAGGAAAAGGCGCTCTGTCCAGGGAGGCTGTCCACGAGCGATCTGCAGTTATTGTATTCCGCTGCCGATCTATTTGTGTTTCCGTCGCTGTACGAAGGGTTTGGGATGCCGGTCTTAGAAGCGATGGCCTGTGGGGCGCCGGTGCTCACGTCTAATTCGACCGCGCTGGCAGAAGTCGCAGGCGATGCGGCGGTGTTGGCAGATCCTCAGGATCCGCGGGCGCTTGGAGAGGCCATGATCCGTGTGCTGGAGGATGGGTCGCTTCGAGCCACGTTGAGGGTCAAAGGATTCGAGCGCGCCAAGCAGTATTCCTGGGAGCAGGCAGCGGCGAAGACCGTCGCGTTGTACCGGGAATTATGTGAAGGGAAAAGCTAG